A genome region from Solanum pennellii chromosome 12, SPENNV200 includes the following:
- the LOC114075259 gene encoding uncharacterized protein LOC114075259 encodes MEEELSALKENHTRDLISKPAKASVIGSKWINHMATIRVLLTIASIKWWKLHQIDVKSALLHGEIHEIICMKPPLGYNQSQPDTVNIFFGLEVEYLQDGIMLSQRKYGDDLVTQACLSDQKVAYTPLEINVKYKNDDDDPLAEPTLYRRLIGCLIYLTIIRPDISYLVQVLSQFVTNPCQHHFSALLRIIRYVWSTINRVFFFHSASSLNLEGYVDADWEECPNS; translated from the exons ATGGAAGAGGAACTTTCAGctttaaaagaaaatcacacAAGGGATTTGATATCCAAACCGGCTAAAGCTTCTGTTATTGGAAGCAAATGGATTAATCAT ATGGCGACAATTCGTGTATTGCTCACTATAGCATCCATCAAATGGTGGAAACTTCATCAAATAGATGTGAAAAGTGCACTCTTACATGGTGAAATACATGAGATTATATGCATGAAGCCTCCTCTGGGGTACAACCAAAGTCAACCTGATACG GTTAACATATTTTTTGGGTTGGAGGTTGAGTATTTGCAGGATGGTATCATGTTAAGCCAAAGGAAGTATGGAGATGATCTTGTCACACAAGCATGTCTAAGTGATCAAAAGGTAGCTTACACACCTTTGGAGATCAATGTGAAGTAcaaaaatgatgatgatgacccTCTTGCCGAACCAACATTGTACAGGAGGCTCATTGGTTGTCTAATTTATTTGACAATAATAAGACCTGACATCTCTTATCTAGTTCAAGTCTTGAGCCAATTTGTTACAAACCCTTGCCAGCATCATTTTTCTGCTCTTCTCAGAATCATTCGCTATGTTTGGAGTACAATTAATCGAgtgtttttctttcattcagCATCATCTCTAAATCTCGAAGGATATGTAGATGCAGATTGGGAAGAATGTCCAAACTCTTGA